A stretch of Henckelia pumila isolate YLH828 chromosome 4, ASM3356847v2, whole genome shotgun sequence DNA encodes these proteins:
- the LOC140866313 gene encoding uncharacterized protein isoform X2, with the protein MDYEMEDYIDDFYLEASEIDDEYEFDASRFFDFSRAEFDSEVEEAERWFEVSGDYPNSPFMVKLNLEKLLSVEAVNDNASANGSCNLDIGSGQGVPASKKNSKGKSIQVLQDTPKAKKMSAGKLFQARDSTFMKPTASHLAKQNKMQDMNSSCSCTRLKNSTIKVDERQSGSDNLATKRQKLEIGYLRKVAHLKHQIALLHKSSKKVTIPREPELETQLRAQRRRSKNSSAPSENERTKGECTSKVHPSNKKILRTSSLPKPLKSQPQVPQFQVFNLRTMQRASQHSGKVSSPANKTNPHVSSSATDLKRPSSRGTLKPEKPASIIKFKGAFLGEKVFPIAADVDPIQDVNEETTTLMEPKFSTNNKLLDIPPTEQFNKLSLGSDINSNNASQLQRRVSIKKHGNPLRDHTPTRSSYRL; encoded by the exons ATGGATTACGAAATGGAGGATTATATCGATGATTTCTACTTGGAGGCTTCGGAAATTGATGACGAATACGAGTTTGACGCGTCTCGGTTCTTCGATTTCTCGAGGGCGGAGTTTGATTCTGAAGTTGAGGAGGCCGAACGCTGGTTTGAAGTTTCCGGCGACTATCCCAACTCTC CTTTTATGGTGAAGTTGAATTTGGAAAAACTACTGTCTGTTGAAGCTGTGAATGACAATGCAAGCGCAAATGGTAGCTGCAATTTAGATATTGGCAGCGGACAAGGAGTTCCCGCCTCAAAAAAGAACTCCAAAG GGAAAAGTATTCAAGTGCTTCAAGATACCCCAAAAGCTAAAAAAATGTCTGCTGGTAAATTATTTCAAGCACGGGATTCAACTTTTATGAAACCTACTGCTAGTCATCtggcaaaacaaaacaaaatgcaaGACATGAATTCCAGCTGCTCATGTACAAG GTTGAAGAATTCAACGATTAAGGTTGATGAACGACAGAGTGGATCTGATAATCTTGCTACCAAACGACAGAAGCTTGAGATTGGCTATTTAAGAAAG GTTGCCCATTTGAAGCATCAAATTGCGTTATTACACAAGTCGTCAAAGAAG gtcACAATTCCAAGAGAACCTGAACTGGAAACACAACTTAGAGCCCAAAGGCGAAG GTCCAAAAATAGTTCTGCACCAAGTGAAAATGAAAGAACGAAGGGAGAGTGTACCTCTAAAGTGCATCCATCGAACAAAAAA ATTCTGCGAACTTCTTCCTTGCCCAAACCATTAAAGAGCCAGCCACAAGTGCCACAGTTTCAA GTGTTTAACTTAAGGACTATGCAGAGGGCCAGTCAACATTCTGGTAAG GTATCATCGCCAGCAAATAAAACCAATCCACATGTGTCAAGTAGTGCCACAGATTTAAAGAG ACCAAGTTCTAGAGGTACCCTGAAGCCTGAGAAACCTGCATCAATTATTAAGTTTAAAGGTGCTTTCCTCGGAGAGAAG GTGTTCCCAATAGCAGCAGATGTTGATCCAATTCAAGATGTAAATGAGGAAACCACAACTCTAATG GAACCTAAGTTTTCAACTAATAACAAGCTATTGGATATTCCACCGACAGAACAATTTAATAAG CTCTCTCTAGGATCAGATATCAACAGCAATAATGCATCGCAGCTGCAAAGGCGCGTGTCCATCAAG AAGCATGGGAATCCATTGAGAGATCATACTCCTACCAGAAGCAGCTACCGTCTGTGA
- the LOC140866313 gene encoding uncharacterized protein isoform X1 produces MDYEMEDYIDDFYLEASEIDDEYEFDASRFFDFSRAEFDSEVEEAERWFEVSGDYPNSPFMVKLNLEKLLSVEAVNDNASANGSCNLDIGSGQGVPASKKNSKGKSIQVLQDTPKAKKMSAGKLFQARDSTFMKPTASHLAKQNKMQDMNSSCSCTRLKNSTIKVDERQSGSDNLATKRQKLEIGYLRKVAHLKHQIALLHKSSKKVTIPREPELETQLRAQRRRSKNSSAPSENERTKGECTSKVHPSNKKILRTSSLPKPLKSQPQVPQFQVFNLRTMQRASQHSGKVSSPANKTNPHVSSSATDLKRPSSRGTLKPEKPASIIKFKGAFLGEKVFPIAADVDPIQDVNEETTTLMEPKFSTNNKLLDIPPTEQFNKLSLGSDINSNNASQLQRRVSIKASKENAPCSFQPEFWRCHGKPNPCGDSMKVHETDSWSNMTRSMGIH; encoded by the exons ATGGATTACGAAATGGAGGATTATATCGATGATTTCTACTTGGAGGCTTCGGAAATTGATGACGAATACGAGTTTGACGCGTCTCGGTTCTTCGATTTCTCGAGGGCGGAGTTTGATTCTGAAGTTGAGGAGGCCGAACGCTGGTTTGAAGTTTCCGGCGACTATCCCAACTCTC CTTTTATGGTGAAGTTGAATTTGGAAAAACTACTGTCTGTTGAAGCTGTGAATGACAATGCAAGCGCAAATGGTAGCTGCAATTTAGATATTGGCAGCGGACAAGGAGTTCCCGCCTCAAAAAAGAACTCCAAAG GGAAAAGTATTCAAGTGCTTCAAGATACCCCAAAAGCTAAAAAAATGTCTGCTGGTAAATTATTTCAAGCACGGGATTCAACTTTTATGAAACCTACTGCTAGTCATCtggcaaaacaaaacaaaatgcaaGACATGAATTCCAGCTGCTCATGTACAAG GTTGAAGAATTCAACGATTAAGGTTGATGAACGACAGAGTGGATCTGATAATCTTGCTACCAAACGACAGAAGCTTGAGATTGGCTATTTAAGAAAG GTTGCCCATTTGAAGCATCAAATTGCGTTATTACACAAGTCGTCAAAGAAG gtcACAATTCCAAGAGAACCTGAACTGGAAACACAACTTAGAGCCCAAAGGCGAAG GTCCAAAAATAGTTCTGCACCAAGTGAAAATGAAAGAACGAAGGGAGAGTGTACCTCTAAAGTGCATCCATCGAACAAAAAA ATTCTGCGAACTTCTTCCTTGCCCAAACCATTAAAGAGCCAGCCACAAGTGCCACAGTTTCAA GTGTTTAACTTAAGGACTATGCAGAGGGCCAGTCAACATTCTGGTAAG GTATCATCGCCAGCAAATAAAACCAATCCACATGTGTCAAGTAGTGCCACAGATTTAAAGAG ACCAAGTTCTAGAGGTACCCTGAAGCCTGAGAAACCTGCATCAATTATTAAGTTTAAAGGTGCTTTCCTCGGAGAGAAG GTGTTCCCAATAGCAGCAGATGTTGATCCAATTCAAGATGTAAATGAGGAAACCACAACTCTAATG GAACCTAAGTTTTCAACTAATAACAAGCTATTGGATATTCCACCGACAGAACAATTTAATAAG CTCTCTCTAGGATCAGATATCAACAGCAATAATGCATCGCAGCTGCAAAGGCGCGTGTCCATCAAG GCATCGAAAGAAAATGCCCCTTGTTCTTTCCAACCTGAATTCTGG AGATGCCATGGAAAGCCTAATCCATGTGGAGATTCTATGAAAGTTCATGAAACCGATAGTTGGTCGAACATGACTAG AAGCATGGGAATCCATTGA
- the LOC140867289 gene encoding uncharacterized protein — protein MAERQTSKIERKRERQSISIPFLWEERPGTPKRDWKPTPRPIRPVEVPVKLVVSVPFGWEEKPGTPLQLLLPPPPASCGLDHDGSEYKGIYHDLHDSDQMDVLSHSELETCSFETDESFSSAPSLLANCLIPTVERTHAFPAEKTRRVLVDNCPGSPVSDSESTSTASSYETGSASLVGTSFLEWLFPLLVPSSNSANKLAKTTENDARCTEFITCERNGSQVRRPLLTLGEMIVMSRRRSYQRKVINMRKQTSMDFMRRNAFGCGIFGGGNGIHVLQKKWKKHLQLKLM, from the exons ATGGCAGAAAGACAAACCTCCAAGATTGAGAGGAAAAGAGAGAGGCAGTCCATTTCTATCCCATTCTTGTGGGAAGAGAGACCGGGGACACCAAAGAGAGATTGGAAACCAACTCCTCGACCAATTCGGCCCGTCGAAGTGCCCGTTAAGCTCGTCGTATCCGTCCCCTTCGGTTGGGAAGAGAAGCCAGGGACACCACTCCAGCTGCTTTTACCTCCTCCCCCTGCAAGCTGTGGCTTGGATCATGATGGTAGCGAATACAAAGGGATTTATCATGACCTACATGATTCTGATCAAATGGATGTGTTGTCCCACTCGGAGCTCGAAACGTGTAGTTTCGAAACGGACGAGTCCTTCAGCTCAGCTCCTTCTCTTCTGGCAAACTGCCTGATACCAACCGTGGAACGCACTCACGCTTTTCCTGCTGAAAAAACACGAAGAGTACTCGTCGACAACTGCCCCGGTTCGCCGGTTTCTGATTCGGAGAGTACTAGTACTGCTAGCAGCTATGAAACAGGATCCGCTAGCTTGGTGGGGACTTCTTTCTTGGAGTGGCTGTTTCCTCTACTAGTCCCCAGTTCAAATTCAGCCAACAAGCTGGCGAAAACAACTGAAAACGATGCGCGGTGCACGGAGTTTATAACATGTGAAAGAAACGGCAGCCAGGTTAGAAGACCACTGCTGACACTCGGAGAGATGATAGTGATGAGCCGAAGAAGAAGCTATCAAAGGAAAGTGATTAACATGCGTAAACAGACGTCTATG GATTTTATGAGGAGGAACGCTTTTGGATGTGGGATCTTTGGAGGTGGCAATGGCATCCATGTATTGCAGAAGAAGTGGAAAAAGCATTTGCAGCTAAAGCTAATGTAG